A window of Daphnia pulicaria isolate SC F1-1A chromosome 4, SC_F0-13Bv2, whole genome shotgun sequence genomic DNA:
TCGGGTAGTTGAGTCAGGTTGAGTAGTCGACTGCTTTAAAGTTGACATTCACAAGTGATAGCGTAGATAGAATAATGAGCAcggtaattcaattaaaataagtTTTATAAAAAGCTCTTGtatcaatttttcgtttttaggtTGTACTATACTCATATTTTCGAAGTTCGTGTTCATGGAGAGTGCGTATAGGTAAAAAacgtaaataaatatatttttaagattaatttacatgaaagtatttatttagctctagaatttaaagaaattgaatatgaATACAAAGCTGTTCATTTAGTGAAGGGAGGTGGTCAGCAGgtactaaattttaaaattattaaatcatCACAATGTTCACAGTTAAACCCATATAAATAGCTAAAATACCTGGCATATTTTTATATGTATTTAGAATGCTGATGACTATAAAATCATAAACCCCATGGCTCAAGTTCCATCACTAACAATTGGGGACAAAGTTTTCACTCAGTCGGTAAGAGGGACACTATATTATGAATATGACACTATAGATACATAAGACCTTCCAGTTCAAATTTCAATGCATAATTTCTACTTCCATCTCCTGTACATTTAGGTAGCTATTTTGGAATATTTAGAAGAATCTTATCCTTTAAAACCCTTATTGCCAAAAGATGGTGTGATTAGATTCAAAGTGAGAGAAATATGTGAAATTATTGGTTCTGGGATTCAACCCTTACAGAATTTGGCTGTACTCAAACAATTTGAAGAATCTAAACAGAAAGATTGGGCTGCTAAGTGGATTTTCAAAGGACTCACTGGTAGGTGAAGATATTCATGAAtacatcaataaaaaaattaataaactcTAAGAAATATGTTTGCAAAGTTTAtataaaaacacaattttttattacagcattagaaaaaatattagaaactTCCAGTGGAAATTATTGTGTTGGAGATGATGTTACAATGGCTGATTGTTGCCTTATCCCACAACTATACAATGCAAGGAGGTAAAGACTAAAGTTTCAATGATTCGTTTCATGTTCTCTTTTTCTCACGCTTCGTCTTAATAAGGTTTGATGTGGACGTGGCACAGTTTCCTAATATTGCTCGTGTGGAAAAGAATCTCGAAGTTCTTGAGCCTTTCGTAAAGGCTCACCCGAGCCGACAACCGGATTGCCCGCCTGAACTTTCAgcatgaaaataaaacaaaaaatttgatgtGAAATAGTCGGACTTCAGTCCATAGAATAACGATATAAAACGATGATTATAATTTGGTCGATGGGTTACGAATACGGGAGAATGAATTGCAATGGAACTTGTTATGCTGtactgaaaaataaacaaaatttgtcATTATCACTTATCAGATATTTGCAATATTTATGTCTTGAAACTATAGAATAAATAGTGTATTCCTGTAAAACTGAAACCAGAAAAGCGCTAAATCCGGTTAAAATCTTTCAAAAAACCTGTTGAAAGTTGGTAAACAATCAGTCTGGCAACGTCCGATTCGTCGTCTGTTCGGTTCATACGAGTCGCGCTTGCAACTTGCAACTGCAATCTGTAACAAGAAGCATCACTTGCTCGTGTCAGTTCAATACAACAGTACCAAGTGACAGTCATAGACTCATATCTGTTAAAaccttatttaattttttttacaagtgcTCATTTAAAAAGTAATCTAAAATGGATTCGGGAGGATTCGGTAAACCACAAAAACCTCCTAAAGTTGCCAAGGTTGTATTACTTAAATGTAAGAATGCTCTTGACATTACTTATATAACCTATTTCTCTttaggttaaaaacaaaacaccggCAGAAATTCAAATCACTGCTGAGCAGTTGCTTCGGGAAGCTAAGGAACGTGATCTTGAAATTGTTCCACCAGTAAGTGTTTCGGCAATAGATAATAACTTGAAGAACTGAAGtaagaaattttctatttttagccccctaaacaaaaaatttcagatCCCGATGAGTTAGCAGACTACCAGTACAAGAAACGCAAAACCTTTGAAGATGCTCTGCGGCGTAATCGTAATGTTATTACCAACTGGATCAAGTATGCTCAATGGGAagaaagccaaaaagaaattcaaagagCCAGAAGTGTTTTTGAGCGTGCTCTTGATGTAGACCATCGTAACATTACCCTTTGGCTGAAggtaattcattttcatttgttaaatctgtgaaataataaatatctaatttttaaaaaatttagtattcagaaatggaaatgaaaaataagcaAGTCAATCATGCCAGAAACTTGTGGGACCGTGCAGTTACAATTTTGCCTAGAGCAAATCAGTTTTGGTATAAATATACCTACATGGAGGAAATGCTGGCCAATATAGCTGGTTGTCGTCAAGTATTTGAAAGGTGGATGGAATGGCAGCCAGATGAACAAGCTTGGCAAACATACATCAATTTTGAATTAAGGTAAATAAATTAAGTAAATACTAACGTTACAGTTATCAACGTCCAATTTTTGTCCAATAACTAGGTATAAAGAATTAGATCGTGCTCGATCAATTTTTGAACGGTTTGTCTATGTGCACCCGGAAGTAAAAAATTGGATCAAGTATGCCAAGTTTGAAGAAAGGAACGGTTACATTATCGGTGCCCGCCAGGTGTATGAACGGTCGGTGGATTTTTATGGTGATGATCACATGGACGAAAGGCTTTTCATAGCCTTTTCCAAGTTTGAAGAGGGCCAAAAAGAACATGAACGAGCAACTGCTATTTACAAATTTGCTCTCGAACACATGTCAAAAGATAAAGCAGCAGAATTGTACAAAGCCTACACAATTCACCAGAAAAAATTTGGAGAGCGTGACGCTATAGAAGACGTTATTGtcagtaaaagaaaatttcagtatgaacaagaaattaaagaaaatccaTCAAATTATGATGCATGGTTTGATTATTTACGCCTAATGGAAAGTGAAGGTATTTTGACTTACTATCAAATTTTTAAGGAATTTTTTCGAATGTGTATTGTATCTTTAGGTGACGCTGACGTTGAAGTAGTGCGAGATACATACGAAAGAGCTATTGCCAACATCCCGCTAGTAGCTGAGAAGTCCTTTTGGCGTCGTTACATCTATCTGTGGATTAACTATGCACTTTTCGAAGAACTGGAAGCCGAAGATTATGAAAAAACTCGACAGGTCTACGATTCATGTCTTAAGCTCATTCCGCATCGTAACTTCACATTCGCCAAAATGTGGCTCCTTTACGCCCATTTCGAAGTTCGACAGAAAAATCTGCAATTGGCGCGTAAAATTTTAGGTACTGCGATTGGTAAATGTCCAAAGGTAAATATGTttcagtattttttctttcaaatatgAAATCTAATTAGAGGCCAGTCTATGAACCAGTTTTTAATAAATCTGGTTATTTATAGAACAAGTTGTTCCGTGGATATATTGATTTGGAGATCCAGCTGAGAGAATTTGACCGCTGCAGGACATTGTATGAAAAGTTCCTCCAAAACGGTCCAGAAAATTGCACCACTTGGATGAAATTCGCCGAACTAGAAACTTTACTGGGAGATGTGGATCGTGCTCGTGGCATTTACGAGCTTGCCATCAAGCAGCCTCTACTAGATATGCCAGAAATTCTTTGGAAGGTAAATTAAACTTTAAATATGTGCAAAGATCTCATTCCTAATGGAGTTGTGTTTGTTCTTCAGGCTTACattgattttgaaatcgaACAAGAGGAGAACGATAAAGCCCGATCGTTATATGAGAGACTTCTAGAACGCACGCAGCACGTAAAAGTCTGGATGAGTTTTGCTCAATTTGAGCTCACTCTAGCAGCATCTCAGCAGGAGGACCCAAGTTTGCCAGTCGCAGCAGCTAGAGCAGTCTTCCAGCGTGCAAACAAGTTCGCATTTCTTTGCTTTGAACCATTAGCCCCCGTAAATTACCTTCTTAATTCCCCATTATGTTACTAGGTCGCTACGTTCTATAGCTCAGTCAGTCGGTCTTGAAGTGGCTACCAACAAAGAGGAGCGATTGATGTTGTTGGAGGCTTGGCAAGAATTCGAATATGAATATGGAGATGAGGGATCTCGCAATGCAGTTGTTAACTTGATGCCTAGACGTGTGAAGAAGAGGAGGCGGATCCAAACACAAGATGGGGTATGTGATAATATTTTGCGTTTAGATGCAAAATTTTGTGCGttgcaatgtttttttcttttctttttttttagaccgATGCTGGTTGGGAAGAGTATTTCGACTACATTTTCCCCGAGGATGAAGCTACTAAACCCAATCTTAAGCTCTTGGCTATGgccaaagcttggaaaatggCAAAAGAATCCGCTCCATCAAACCAGGAAGAGGAACTACCCAAAAGCAATGCTCCATTGGCTGACACTGTGTTACCACCAGTGTCCTTGTCCACAGTCCCCGACGATCGCGATGATTCGAGTGAATCATCTAGTAGTGAATCTGAAAATAAGGATTAGCTACTACTGGAATAgaaaatacactttttaaaaaatgatttgagtGTCATCGTACATATCAGTTTGAGTGtcttataaaattaattttccttttcaaatcgttaacaataaatttgtttcattaAGTTCGCGCAAAGCTATAGTAACACTAGTAACGCTCTGACACTACTACAGCTCTGCTTTGTGGTTACTACGGATAAGAATCATTTTCGAAAACCctaccagagctatagaatgcTATAGATAATACTATATActatagagtattctatagctctgaccCTACTGAtaataaatcgtttaaattttcagaaaaataattgaattccaATTTTAGGGAATCAATTGTCTATAGCAGTCTAGTTTCTTTATCCACGTCTCCACTTTTTCCGGCATTTCcgttttttcgaattttttatcCGCACTTCAATTATTACTATTTGGCAACAGCTTTGGGGTTCGGAAAAGGCGGCaaatctttctctttctgcAAAAAGCTTTCTGCTAGAGCTAGACTGCTTGATCCAATCAATGGTCGTGGctattgttttgtctttagAAAGATTTTCTAGTTTACGAGCGTGACCAGTGCACCTAAAGTCCCCTCAAAAAAGGAGCTGTTGGTAGATGGCTATATTTTCGTTTAATTGTGAAAATGGTGTACCAAAATACTGGAAAGTATAGGGCAGATAAGAGCAGCAAAGAGAAAAGTGCAGGGTAATAGTAActacatatatttttaaaatataatatagtaatataaattttatgttttagtGGGAAAGAAGATTTGGCTGAATCTCGCATAACAAGAGtaaatgaaaacaaagctATTGACGAGAAATATGGATTTTTCACACCTAAAGAATCAGGGGAAAAAATTGGATACCTTGTCAACATGCACACAGTATTACTCAATATATTGCCTCCATGTTTGATGTAATAAATCACATTTTATTTCTAGACTGAGATATTTGATGCTGCTCAACAGCTAATCAGTGCCGTTGATTACTATTTTGTGCAAGAGGATGGTTCACGTTTCAAAGCCTCACTTCCTTTCAAACCTTACTTTTACATTTTGCCAAAGAAAGAATGCATTCAAGAAGTTTCTAGCTTTCTTGGTAAAAAATATGCTGGAATCATTGCTAGTATAGAGCAGTGCTCTAAGGAGGACTTGGATTTGGTGAGCCATATCACattaatcatatttttttcttttccaatttgttttaatggtttttatttaatttatcaGTCAAACCACTTGGTTGGTTTGAAGCAGACCTATTTGAAACTGTCATTTTTGTCTGTGACGGATCTGATGAAagtgagaaaagaaataatgcctCACGCCCGGAAAAACAGCTCTCAAACTAATTCAGCTTATTCGGAAATGATGGCAaagtttcaaaacgaagcagcGCAAGAAGAATCAGACAAGAAAGTGGGAGATACAATGGATAACATCATAGACATTCGGTATTATAATTTAAGCATAAGCTTCCGTTCTCcaattacatttattttaaatttaaatagagAATATGATGTTCCGTACCATATCCGCGTTTCAATTGACATGAACATTTGTGTTGGGTTGTGGTAcgcaattaaatttaaaggATCCGAAACAATTTCAATCACTCGCCGTGAAGATATCATCGATACCCCTGACACAATTGTACTAGCTTTTGATATCGAAACCACAAAATTACCCTTGAAGTTTCCTGATCCCGCAACTGATCAaatttttatgatttcttACATGATAGATGGACAGGTAGCCtataacaaaaattaaatttgggaTTTGGTTTTTGTATTAACCTTTTTACATTTGCTCCTAGGGTTACTTGATAACTAACCGAGAGATTGTTGCAGCCGACGTTGAAGATTTTGAGTACACACCTAAACCTGAATTTGAAGGACCCTTTATCATTTTCAATGAGCCAAATGAAGTTTCCCTCATTCAGCGATTCCTGGACCATGTCATCGAAGTAAAGCCTCACATCATCGTCACTTACAACGGCGACTTCTTCGATTGGTCCTTTGTTGAAGCTCGTGCCACTTTCCATGACATGAATGTAGCTAAAATGACTGGCTGGGAGCGTGACAAGGAAGGTGTTTACAGTTGCCGCCCTTCGATTCATATGGATTGCTTCAATTGGGTTAAACGTGATTCCTACTTACCCGTTGGTTCACAAAACTTGAAAGCCGTAGCAAAGGCCAAGTTGCGCTACGATCCAGTGGAATTGGATCCAGAAGATATGTGCCGCATGGCAGCAGAACAGCCTCAAGTTATGGCCAATTATTCGGTTTCTGATGCTGTTGCCACGTATTATCTTTACATGAAATACGTTCATCCCTTCATCTTTGCTTTGTGTACCATCATTCCAATGGAGCCGGACGAAGTGTTGCGAAAGGGATCGGGCACATTGTGTGAATCACTTTTGATGGTAGAAGCCTTTCGTGCCAACATCATTTTCCCGAACAAACAAGTTTCTTTGCTTCAAAACTGGACTGATGACGGCCATCTTCTCGACACAGAAACCTATGTCGGTGGCCATGTCGAAGCTCTAGAGTCAGGTGTTTTCCGCTCAGACATCCCTTGTCGATTCCGATTAATCCCTCAAGCCTTTGATTCCCTTATTGAAGGAATTGAGCGTACCATTAAGCATGCAGTCGAAGAGGAAGAACACGTACGTATCTGAACAATTTCACTTCTTTCATGACAGATTTTTGCATAATATTAACATGGTTTTCTATCGATAGGTTCCTATTGAGGAGGTCACCAATCTGGATGAAGTTATAGAcgacataaaagaaaaactttgcaGTCTTCGAGATGCACCAAACCGAATCGAGTTACCTGTAATTTATCACTTGGATGTCGGCGCTATGTATCCCAATATCATCTTGACAAATCGTCTCCAACCTTCGGCAATGGTAGACGAAAGCGTCTGTGCATCCTGTGATTTCAATCAGCCTGAAGCCCAGTGTCAACGTAACATGTCATGGATGTGGTAAGATCATTTTTTTAGCGGAAACTGACTGGCAACTAAATTTTAATGAGaatactatttttttaaatgatcatTTATTATTAGGCGTGGTGATTTCATGCCAGCTACTCGGGGTGAGTTTCAACGAATCCAGCAGCAgttggaaaatgaaaagtttccACCTGTCATCCCTGGTATGCCTACACGAGCTTTCCATCAGCTTCCCCGCGAAGAGCAGTCGGCCAAAGAGAAGCAGCGTTTGTCCGAATACTGCCGCAAAGCATACAAGAAAGTTCGTGTAACGCGCACTGAAGAGAGACAACAAACAGTTTGTCAAAAGGTTCATAACTTTAACGTAGCGTTTCAATACCGATACTTAATAATCAATTGTTTTTGGAGTAGGAAAACAGCTTTTATGTTGACACCGTTCGAGCCTTCCGTGATCGACGATatgaatataaaaatctgaataaGACTGCCAAGAAGCAAATCGCCGAAGCAATTGCGCTTGGGGATGCCGGAGAAATTAAATCGGCTAAAAATCGTGAAGTGCTTTACGATTCCCTACAGCTTGCTCACAAGTGTATTTTGAACTCCTTCTACGGTTACGTCATGCGAAAAGGCGCCCGTTGGCACAGTATGGAGATGGCTGGAATTGTGTGTCACACTGGCGCTGGCATTATCCGGAAAGCTCGAGAGCTAATCGAACAAGTTGGTCGACCGCTTGAACTGGACACAGATGGTATTTGGTGTATGTTACCGTCATCTTTTCCGGAAAACTACGTGATCAAGACCTCAAGTCTCAAGAAACCCAAGATTACGATATCCTATCCAGGTAATGGCTACAATCAAagacaaaaacatttcaattgattAATATTACGTGTCTTTAGGAGCTGTATTGAATGTGATGGTGAAAGATGCCTTTACAAACAACCAGTATCACGAGTTGGTGGACCCAGAAACTTTGAGCTACGTCCAGCGTGACGAAAACTCGATTTTTTTCGAAGTTGACGGTCCGTATCTAGCGATGATTTTACCTGCGTCGAAAGAAGAAGGCAAAAAGTTAAAGAAACGATACGccgttttcaactttgacggcAGTCTTGCCGAATTAAAAGGATTCGAAGTGAAACGTCGTGGAGAACTTCAGCTCATCAAGATTTTCCAATCGTCTGTGTTTGAAGCGTTTCTCAAAGGTAAgagaacatttgccaaagaaaaaaatatctgaaatgtaatgaaattgtttttgttttcaggtGATACTCTGGAAACATGCTACCAGGCTGTGGCTAAAATTGCAGATTACTGGCTTGATGTGTTATATTCAAAAGCCGAAAACCTCCCTGATTCCGAGCTATTTGAGCTGATTACCGAGAATCGATCAATGTCACGTAAattagaagaatatggtggtCAAAAATCAACATCCATCAGCACAGCTAAACGTTTGGCAGAATTTTTGGGTGATCAGATGGTAAAAGATGCTGGGTTAAGTTGTCGCTTCATCATTTCAAAGAAACCAGAAGGTATGCTAAGTTGTTACTggacaacaaatgatgagaactTTTTACATTTCCATTGTTTGCAGGTGCCCCTGTTACGGACAGAGCTATTCCGTTGGCAATTTTTCAATCTGAGCCCAGTGTTAAACgccattatttgaaaaaatggttAAAAGACAATTCCATGACGGATTTTGACATTCGCACAATTTTAGATTGGAATTATTACATCGAACGTCTTGGAGGTTGTATCCAAAAAATCATTACTATTCCTGCCGCCTTGCAAGGCGTGGCTAACCCTGTACCAAGGGTCCAACATCCGGATTGGCTTCACAAGCGAATGCTAGAAAAAAATGACGTTTTAAAGCAGCGACGGatcaatgaaatttttaaggtgCGAGCGATTTAATTTAAGTcacaaaagaaatgtttaaatGAATCGTTGAATTAAGTGAATAATGAGATTAAGCCAAAAACGTTTCGCGGCAAAGATTTTTTTACcattataataatttttatttcaggtgTCCATCAAGCCAGTTGGTGGCGATTCCAACTCACAAGATTTGGGAGAAGTGGGTGACATAGAAGATTTGGGTGGAAGCAAAAATACCGAAAACAATCGACCAACTGTGACTTCGAAAAGGAAACGAGGCACCAGCGAGTCAGCTAATGAATTGGATAAGAATTGGCGAGAAATCCTCGGTCCTCCACCACCGATGGGTAAACCTGGAGAAGAGCGTGAAATTTGGATTCGCTATCACAAAAAGAAGTGGGCTATTCAGTTGAAACAGCGAGCAGCCCGTCGAGGTAGAGAACAAAACAGCAACACTGGATCAGCTTCCGTCTCAACTTTTGGAGGAAATTCTGGAGCTGGAGTTTTAAGAACCAATTTGGGTGGATTCTTGCGACGTGCGCAACAAACCCTTTTGTCATCCATGTGGCAAATTTTGCAGGTGATGGAAACATCACAGCCGGGCATGTTTCGATTGTGGGCGTTGGTTGGAAACGAACTTCATCAAATTCGGTTAACTGTGCcgcgtattttttatttgaataagaaGAAACCTTTGGAAAAAGAAGCTAGTAGTGAGTCAGCTGTCTGGCGAAAAGTTAATCGGATACTTCCTCGCTCTCACCGTGTCTATAATCTGTACGAATACAGGTAAatagtaaaattataattCTCACTCAAATAAGTATTAATCTATTTACTCTTTATATGATATTCAGCGTTCCCGAAGAAGTTTACCAGCAAAATTTCAATCAGTTAATGGCTGATCTGTCCACTTCAGACAACGCTGGAATTTATGAAACCCAGGTTTGAAAACGCACTTGTTTGAGTtccaacgaaaaaaatttgtttaattttcacgtttttttttccaggtgcCACTTGATTTTCGTGTGCTAGTCCAGCTCGGATGTGTTTGTGCCGTCGATCGGAGTCAGCGTTACACACCCACCGGAGATACCGAAAGTTTCAGCCTGTCGCAGTTGTCGTTCAAAACGTTGGCGCACCATCCGTATTTAGAATCGGGAATTGAAACACTCAAGTATCTATACATCTACCATTACAAAAGTGGAAATAAAGTCATGTTGGTGCTATTTTCTCCACCAGCCAAAAAGGtcagtattaaaaaaataataatagcgacagtttttttttttgtttatctatctattgatttatttttacttcttaggtcaatttttttgtcgttgaCACTGTGCGGACCAACCAAATGCCGAATTTAGTTAATCTTTATAATGAGGAGCGGCTTAAAAAGCTATCGCAGGTATGCTATTCATATATCGTAATTTGTGTTATTATTTTAACTTCCACTTTCACGATTAGGCTGACGTTGTCGAGAGTTCCGTGCCCGCTAGGgattattcattttcaattcaagtGGAGACAGATATTCGCCAAGTCTATCGTCAAATGAATCGTTTACTGCAAACGTACAAAGATGAGAAACGAGGACCAACTTTTGTGGCTATTCAGTCTCCCCAAGATCTTCATGCGACTGCATCGCAAATTCAAACACTTAACGAATTCCCGCTAGTTCCCATCCATAGTACTGATCCCGACGGATTATACAATGTGCTCGACTGGCAGAGAGTGGGCTCAAAAGTTTGCTTGCGTCATTTCCTGCGTTTACGCACTGTCCTCGACGCTAATCTGGAACAGTGTCGCTACTTCCACATTCCTATTGGAAATTTGCCCTCCGATGCCAATCTTTTCGGTGCCGACCTCTTCTTCGCCCGCCATTTAATTCGAAATAATTGTATTCTTTGGTGTTCACCGACTGAAAGACCTGATCTGGGTGGCAAAGAGGCTGATGACAATCGGCTTGTAACGGAAATTGAAGATGCCACAACTACACTAGTCGTCAACAACCCCGGAGTATACACCAATGTCTGTGTCGAGATGGACGTGGATGCGTTAGCCGTTACTACTCTACTTCAGTCACATCAAGTCTTGGACGTTGAAGGCACAAGCTCAAGCACTGCTTTCGATGTTCCCCAAGTATCGCTAAAGGTgggttattgaattttttattttttaaatattgctctctttcatttaaaatattttttaggaCATGCTCAATGATAATCATACTGCAGAACTTAGCAGTTACAGCGAATCAGCCATGTGCGTGACAGTCTTTCGAGTTCTCAAGTCAGTAGTAGCATCTTGGCTTCGAGATATTTCCGTACATCGCAATGTCTTCGCTGACTTTCAAGGTAAACGTATTTGTCACAAATTTATAATGTACAACATCAATAAAATGGCAACTTCTTTTTCCAACAGTTATCCACTTCTACAGATGGCTGCGCAGCCCCACTGCCTTGCTCTATGTAAGCATGCTTATTATCTATGTATTAATATCTAAATAACATCTGAATTATATCAGGACCCTGCATTGCGCCGTATGCTGCAAAACCTCATGCGCAAGTACTTTGTTCAACTGTTGGCCGAATTTCAAAGACTTGGAGCAACGGTCGTCTACGCCGATTTCGGCCGTATCGTTCTAGGCACTAAAAAGCGACGCATTCCTGACGCTTTGTCATATGTTAGCTTTGTTTGTGCAAGTTTACATCAGAAAGAACTTTTTCGCAGTCTCGAACTCAACGTTCAACATTGTTGGCAGCTACTCGTGTGGCTCGATCCTGCCAATTACGGCGGAGTAAAAGGAAAATCGGAttcagaaaaggaaaatgaaggTTGGTTATTAATATTGGTTTTATTGTGTCGACGAGACAATTCGCATTGATCgtaatttttcccttttcagaAAATAACGAAGACCGCAGTTTTGTCgaggacgaagaagaagaaagcacTGCTGTCGAAATGAACTGGGATGTTGTTAAATACTTCCCCGAAGAGCCGCCCTGTCAAGAATATTTCAACACTGTGATTGCCACTTATATTTCGGCCATTCACGACCACTTGGCCGAAACATACGGTGATCGCATACCCGGTGCAACTCCAGTGCGACGAATCCGTTCTTCACAAACGCAGCGTAGTAAAGTTGGCCCTACTCCAGATTCGCTTAAAGAATTCACGCGTGAGCTGGTTGACCAGGAAATCGCCCAGCATTTGTTCCGCGTTGTTCAAAAACTTCACAAACAGCTTCAAGGACACCACGGAACCGAAAATGGATTGAGCAATCCTTCTCTTGAATTCGTTAAAGCTGTTTGTCGCGTGTTTCAGCTGGATGTCAACATTGTCGATGAAGTCACTCGACTGAGAAGGAATCTCCTCAAACTTATTGGAGTAGGGGAATTCAGTCAAGAAGCTGATTGGAAGGATTCGTGCCTGTCATACGTTTTACCCGAAGTTATCTGTCCTACCTGCAATCATTGCCGAGATATTGATTTATGCAGAGATCCGCACGAGTCAGAAGATCGTGGAATGTAAGTTTGTCTTAAATAATAGGAAaatagttttgttttcaacttaacatgtatacatttttaaagaCCTACGTGGCAATGTCCGCTTTGTAAATCGAGCTATGACAGTAGCGAGATTGAATCTATGCTGCTGGATGTCGTCAACCGCAAAACCATGAGCTTTGTATTGCAGGATCTACAGTGCAAGAAGTGTAAACAGGTACGTTGCTGATTTCTTCGATTTTGTATTTACATCATTTAATGTGACAAATTCCAAAATTTAGATAAAACGAGAAAACTTATCTCAGTTTTGCTCGTGCGCCGGCGAATTTCAGCTATTACAATCTTCTACGGGCTTGTTGCAGACTTTGTCGATTTTTGAGCGCGTCAGCAAGAAATTTGGTCTCACGCTACTTCATGAAACCGTAGAGCAATTgttgaaaatgaatcaaaagtcGATCAAGTAAAAGTAAACGTGGTTCTTtatttatgtaaaaaaaaggcaTTCCGTAAATTAcaagatttggaaaaaatctgATTGTTCAGtggcatttattttatccttcGCATTTTATTTTGAGAGTTCGGTGTTATCTTCCGGCTAAGATCGGTCAACcaatccaacttttttctctttgtgctTGAACGGATTTTACTGTGGGGTGAAACACCGTCAGCCACGTAGTTGGGAAGATCTCTAGTAGGTGAAGAATAATCTGTCCG
This region includes:
- the LOC124336802 gene encoding probable maleylacetoacetate isomerase 2 translates to MSTVVLYSYFRSSCSWRVRIALEFKEIEYEYKAVHLVKGGGQQNADDYKIINPMAQVPSLTIGDKVFTQSVAILEYLEESYPLKPLLPKDGVIRFKVREICEIIGSGIQPLQNLAVLKQFEESKQKDWAAKWIFKGLTALEKILETSSGNYCVGDDVTMADCCLIPQLYNARRFDVDVAQFPNIARVEKNLEVLEPFVKAHPSRQPDCPPELSA
- the LOC124336801 gene encoding crooked neck-like protein 1, which codes for MDSGGFGKPQKPPKVAKVKNKTPAEIQITAEQLLREAKERDLEIVPPPPKQKISDPDELADYQYKKRKTFEDALRRNRNVITNWIKYAQWEESQKEIQRARSVFERALDVDHRNITLWLKYSEMEMKNKQVNHARNLWDRAVTILPRANQFWYKYTYMEEMLANIAGCRQVFERWMEWQPDEQAWQTYINFELRYKELDRARSIFERFVYVHPEVKNWIKYAKFEERNGYIIGARQVYERSVDFYGDDHMDERLFIAFSKFEEGQKEHERATAIYKFALEHMSKDKAAELYKAYTIHQKKFGERDAIEDVIVSKRKFQYEQEIKENPSNYDAWFDYLRLMESEGDADVEVVRDTYERAIANIPLVAEKSFWRRYIYLWINYALFEELEAEDYEKTRQVYDSCLKLIPHRNFTFAKMWLLYAHFEVRQKNLQLARKILGTAIGKCPKNKLFRGYIDLEIQLREFDRCRTLYEKFLQNGPENCTTWMKFAELETLLGDVDRARGIYELAIKQPLLDMPEILWKAYIDFEIEQEENDKARSLYERLLERTQHVKVWMSFAQFELTLAASQQEDPSLPVAAARAVFQRANKSLRSIAQSVGLEVATNKEERLMLLEAWQEFEYEYGDEGSRNAVVNLMPRRVKKRRRIQTQDGTDAGWEEYFDYIFPEDEATKPNLKLLAMAKAWKMAKESAPSNQEEELPKSNAPLADTVLPPVSLSTVPDDRDDSSESSSSESENKD